In Saccharomyces paradoxus chromosome IV, complete sequence, the DNA window ATATGAACTAGGGACTTTAATTATTGGTTTTTTGGTTACTGCTAGTTCAAGAGTCTACGAGAGTATTTCGTGCTTGAAACTGTTTTTGATATAAAATGGGAGCCAAGACGTCAAAACTTTCCAAAGATGACCTGACATGTTTGAAACAATCCACGTATTTTGATAGAAGAGAAATCCAGCAATGGCACAAAGGGTTCTTGAGGGATTGTCCTAGTGGTCAACTAGCCAGGGAAGATTTTGTTAAGATATATAAACAATTTTTCCCATTTGGTTCTCCTGAGGATTTTGCTAATCACCTTTTCACAGTTTTTGATAAGGACAACAATGGATTCATACATTTTGAAGAGTTTATTACAGTTTTAAGTACGACATCCAGGGGAACTATGGAAGAAAAGCTGAGTTGGGCTTTCGAGCTGTATGATTTGAACCATGACGGATATATTACCTTCGATGAAATGCTAACTATTGTGGCGAGTGTTTATAAAATGATGGGATCTATGGTTACACtgaatgatgatgaagcCACGCCTGAGTTAAGGGTAAAGAAGATCTTCAAGTTGATGGATAAGAATGAAGATGGTTACATTACGCTCGACGAATTCCGAGAAGGTTCTAAAGTTGATCCATCTATTATTGGTGCCTTAAACCTGTACGACGGGTTAATATGAAAGCCTTATTTCGCTTCTAATGGGTCGAATATTATAACAGTAGAAGTAATTTTATGATAATTTacgtaaaaaaagagaatttaataatactaataataatgataatagtAATACTAATAACATTAACGATTATCGGggaacgaaaaaaaaattaatgaaaaaaatgtgaatGATTGTTGGTAAGTAAGGGATAAGGTCTATTCATACGTCTCATCCaagaaggagaaaataTCAGAATCTTGAGttttaaataaattaaCTATTGAAATTCCAATTGAATATGGAATCTCTTGAGTATCTCTAGAATGTGTTATCGGTTTCATTTCATTGGATGGTATTAAAAACCTTTTTAAAGATCTGTTATTTACATCACGCACGATCACCCATCTTACTTTAAAGGCTTTGCCATATTTCTGTTCGTCTTCCCAAATACTGGTGTCCAAATCCATTTTCAAATCGGACACCATTTCTGCAACGCCGCAGAATCTTCCTGAAGTGttgatagaaaaaaatagaaacaCTTTGGCTCCCGAATTGAGCGTTTTATACGCTTCAGATAGCCTTTTGTTACCGAAGTGAGTGGACGACCAGATTCCGTTGTAGAATGATCTTTTGACATGTTTCAAAGAGGAGGACTTTATTACAAAAAACCTTGAGTTTTCTGGAATGTTTAACCAAGGAGGAATAATTGCAgaacttttccttttatgGAACTCGTTGAAAGCTTGATCTTTGGTTAACTGTTGAAAAGACCTTGGTTTGGATACATATTCTTTATAATAGTTATTATTGCCGTTTTCAGATTGGTAATAAGCTCTAGAGGAAGGAAGGTGCCGATTCAGGTTCGAGTTTGCCAATGGAACATTATTGATTTGGTGCGTGTAGTTTTTATCGACAATCTCTCCcttattttccttcttaTTGGTATCATTTGGCCCTGTGATGCTTTCCTTTGGCTTTGGGTTTGTCTGTACTTCTATGTGAGTTCTCTCCAAAGAATGAATCAACCCATCTAGTTCTCTTAAAGAGTCTTCAATTGTTCTGTCATTTctcttattttctttccattcAGAATtaagataaaaatttgaggGACCCGTAGACCAAATTTGATTCATTTCTCAAGCACAAAGCAATACTTACGTCACACCAGCCGtgaataaaaatgtttcCTTTCCTAATCAATCAGTAATGGAATGCACAGTCTAGAAACTCTTCTTTAGGGTTTATAACGagaaatcaaatttttgaggAAAGGATTGTggctatatatatatacaaatatataaatatatatatacatatatcaCAAAAGGCTAGCAAAAGGATTAGCCGCCAATATACATCGTGTGAGGTGATCTTAACTGGAGAAACGGGTAGCGACTTCATGTCTATTTTTGGTTGCTAAGGCCAACGCTATTAATTCTCTTGTAACCAAAGTGCAATGGTAACAACAGTTTCTTAGATTCTTCCATGGATACGGAAGCATTGGCCAATTATTTGCTACGGCAGCTAAGCTTAGATGTGGAGGAGAATAAGCTAGAAAATCTCCTTCAGCGGCAAAATGGGGATGAAGAGCTCAGTCAAGAATATAACAAGAAACTATTATTAGCATGTGGATTTCAGGCCATTTTGAGGAAAATCCTGGTAGATGCTAGGGCAAGGGCAGCCGCAGAAGGCCTGAGGGAAGTGTATCCTTATCATGTCGAGGCTGCGACGCAGGCCTTTTTGGACAGTCAATGAAAGGATATCTCTAAGCCTCCTTatcatatattcttttgttcGTAATAGCAAGCAACTGCGTTTTTATAGACaggaaaaatcaaaatacCTCTGatcttttattatatacatGTTATGTAACAAGGCGCCACTTAGCACctaaaaaatatgattaGCGTTCCGTAAGCTGAAGACCATTTTCAACGCATCGAGTGGTGCGTCTTTATTCATAACAAATAGTCCTTGCAACTGGGCGGTGCTTACAGTAATATCCAATTCTTTAACGCTCTTTACAAATTTCTTGCATATGTCAGTTTCGCCTGGGTAAAACTTCAtaaacattttttccacttGATATGGAGTTGCATTACCAACAAAGACTTTGTAGTCAATACGACCTGGCCTCATTATGGCCGCGTCTAGTTTTTCAGGATGATTAGTAGTCATAAAAGTAATCGTTTCTTCAGAAGATGTGACGCCATCCAAGGCATTCAGTAAACCACTAAATGTTACGCTAGAATGAAAGCCTTGTTCACCGCTTTGACTTCTTTTGTTAAATGCCGCATCAATATCTTCCAATAACAGTATGCTTCTTTCTGGCATGTTATTCATTAAATGGTTTAGTCTATCATCCGTTAAATTATTTTCGGAAAGGTTTAAAATACAAATGTTGTAGTCTAGTTCGCCGGCTAAAGCCTGGATAAAACTCGTCTTACCAGATCCGGGAGGACCATACAGCAAATAACCTCTACGATATGGGATGCCCCTGTCAGAATACCatttgccatttttcataaaatcATAAACGTCATCAAGAATGCCCTCTTTGATGCCACTGTCCAGAATGACGGAAGGTAGCATCCTTTTGGCTTTTGGTTGACCAAACTTTCTCCATTCAGGGCCGAAAGAAGTGTAAATAACAGTCTTGCCTTCAGTAGTCTTCAAAGCTATGTCTTTAGCCTCGTttaaaatatcatcaaatAAACGCTTGTCACGGTACAGAGTAGTTAGTGTTACGGTCTCAAATGGCGACCCGTTGGCGATATCTATCATTTTTGCGGacctttctcttttgatcAGGATGAAAGCACCCTTATAACGAATCCAATGATTACCTGGACCTGGAACCAGTGAAAACTTTGTACTGACTGATCCATTGTCATGTTGTATGTAATTAGTTCTTACGGATAAGTGTCTAGAGACCCTTTGAGGGTGTTTAGCCATCCATGTCAAAAACCAGGCATATGATTTGTCCTTGGATTGAATTTCTAAATCGACAATCATCTGTCGGTATAACACCCTACTGGCCTTTATTATACCGGATCTAGCTACAGCTAAACCTGTGCCAAGAATCATAAGCCCACCGCCGGCAGCGAAATAGGGATTGCTTGCCATAGCATCTCCTACcagttttgaaagtttACTCCGGACTGTGTCATTATCAATTTTACTTATTGGCGGAGTAATCACACCGCTTAGATCTGGAGTAGCCTGTTTATCATATTGTATGTCAATCGGCTTATCCGACATTGTTAATTGAGGATACACTCCATCTTTTTTCCGAATCGTAACTTGGCACGTCTATAGCGTTGCATATACAGGAAAGGTAAAAATCTTTGCTTATACTATTTACATCGATTTTTCTGCACTCTAAGGGTAACTCAGCCGAGGTATAATCCGAAGAGCAGTAAGTTACAGTTCGAAAGCAACATGAAAGAAAACACAAGGCTTTTTGCTTTGTCATAGTCTTTAGCTACTACTCCCGTTAATTCATTTAGCaaaattttccttctttcttttgccttctttctttttccttcttatCTTATTACTTTGTTAAGATGTACTTTGTTCAGATAAGACACCTTTCTTCGCAAATAAATCGCAAGACAGTGTCCATTGTTGGGTCGGGGCCTTCCGGCTTTTACACGGCATATCATTTACTTAAGAAGTCGCCAGTTCCATTGAATGTTACTCTATGGGAAAAGTTGCCTGTTCCTTTTGGTTTAAGTAGATATGGTGTGGCACCTGATCACCCAGAAGTCAAAAATTGTGAAGGAACGTTCACTACATGTGCAGAAGAGTTTTCTTCCCCTACGGATCAAAAGCataaattttcctttgttggCGGCGTAAccattggaaaagaaatactgTTAAAGACTTTGCTGGATAATCAAGATGCTGTTATTTTAAGTTATGGTTGTACAGGTGACAGAAAGCTGAATATCCCTGGCGAATTAAGAACGAAGGGGGTATTTAGTAGTAGAGAATTTGTCAATTGGTACAATGGCCATCCTGATTTCGCAAAGGATAAGCGATTTACTGATTTTGATTGGAGCAAGGTTTCGAAAGTTGGTATTATAGGAAATGGTAACGTCGCTCTTGATATAACGCGTGTACTAATTTCTAATCGAATTGATGAGATATGGAAGAATACGGACATCTCATCTCTTGCActaaattttttaagaAGGGCACCTGTAAAAGACGTTAAGCTAATTGCACGAAGGGATTTTGTTCATTCTAAATTCACCAACAAAGAATTAAGAGAACTATGGGAGTTAGAAAAGTATGGTATACGGGGTCGCATAGAttctaaatttttccagAAAGAAATGTTCGATTTGTCTAAGTACGACCGTGCATTCAATAGGCGAGTAGAGATGTGTAGTGAATATCTCAAGCCATTTGATGAGCGctcgaagaaaaactacaaaaaGGCACCTCCTCCAAGCAGCGGATATAACAAGTTCTGGGAATTGGATTATCTAAAGACTCCCCTGGAGATTAATAGAGATGATTTTGGTTCAATCAAATCGTTGAGTTTGTGTAACAACCAAATACATGAAGATAACACTTTACAACCTTTGAAGGATACGAATAATATCATGACATATCAGATAGACCTGTTGGTTACATCATTGGGATATGCAGGAGTTCCCATGCCTGAATTCTCTAATTTATCCATCGGATTTGATAAAGACCATATAGCTAATAAACATGGTCGTGTTTTAACTACTAGTGGTGAAACATTCCCACATTTGTATGCATCTGGTTGGATCCGTAAGGGTAGCCAGGGTGTAATTGCCTCGACAATGCAAGATGCTTTTGAAGTGGGGGACAGAGTAATACAAGACTTGGCGGTTAGCGGAGCGCTGTCCTCAGAGAAGTCCATCGATCTCTCCAACGTCAAGCATACCACATGGGAGGACTGGGAAAGAATCAACAAGAAGGAGTTGCTTCGGGGCCAAAAGGAGCATAAAGCTCGATCAAAGTTTTTGACTTTTAAAGGATTGTGGAGCGGCGTAGAAGGCATATAGAATAGATTTTGTTAATAGATTTCTAACACTTCATGTAAATGTAAATTGTAAAACAGTTGATCTTATGACGGTAAGAACCAATCACATCGAAGGATTTCTTCCTTGTAGTGAGTATCCCGCGCGTGGTCCTCGGGGAGATAGAACGAGAAACTTCAACTGCGTGATAGCGAGAGAATAAGTAGTTCGCTCCCTCATTTTTGATTATAAAGAAAGGATTCATCTTCTAAGGCAAGAAAAGACGTTGTTGAGATTGCATCCAGAAACTTTCATTTAAAGACTTTCCTGAAAGGAGTGGAcgccaaaagaaataatgatttttaAACGTGCAGTATCTACATTGATTCCTCCAAAAGTGGTGTCTTCCAAGAACATAGGTTCAGCACCAAATGCTAAGCGCATTGCCAATGTTGTTCACTTTTACAAGTCTTTACCTCAAGGGCCAGCACCAGCCGTTAAGGCTAACACCAGATTGGGTAGATACAAGACCAAGTATTTTGATGGGGATAACGCCAGCGGTAAGCCGTTGTGGCACTTTGCTCTAGGTATTATTGCCTTCGGTTATTCCATGGAGTATTACTTTCATTTGAGACATCATAAAGGTGCGGAAGAGCATTGAACATGGAGTTTTGCTTTTGTAGAAAATCTTTATTTTAAGCCTTTTTAAGCCAAACATacgaagagaaaagaaaaaccagtaaaccaaaaaattttcagagCGAAGTTAAAAGGAGTACGTAAGTGATAGAACAAATTTCCACTGTTGTTGTATGTCTATAGGGAAGCTCTGTCACTTTTTGgctcttccttttcatttttctttagtAGGCATAAAAAAACGAGACGGAGAGTAAAACTTTACAATATATATTCATAAAAAttcattaagaaaaaagtacaaTTGTTCGATCCTTTTCgatatatatgtatatatatatgagtGTGTGTGTTTGTTCGCATACGTGCTAAACTCACAAAGGCAACTCTATGTCAACTCAGCTTGCCCATTCCTATTTATTGATTCATTGGAGGAGGCGAGTCTTATATTTTTAGTTCACTGATATACATAACCTGCGTGCCCCTTAAAAAGACATCGTTATTAAACTTGTTTAGTAGGTTATTCTTATTACTTTCGTAATGTTCGGTAGCACTCGATAGAGCAACATTCATGAAACCATCAATAGATTCCAATCTTCCGCTATAGATTAAGCCCGAGGCAAGTTTGACGTTTACTGTCTTGCCGATAATATCAGAGAGAAATTCCGTAGTAACGCTGCCCTCTGTAGAAGCTTTTCCTGACATTGTTAATTTTCTCTGCTTGTTATGCCTATGCTATGCGATGTCATATTTTCTGGTTAATACGGCGTCTTGTGCATAATTGAATGTGTTGTTACAACGTTGCTTATTTGGCATTGTACACGAGGAGGTTGCCCCCGGGTAAAGTGTTTAATATAGAAATACCATATGGAACCAGCTAAAGGTTAAGGCTCACAGCAGTAGGAACATttgttttccatttctaACTTGGTGAATTAGCCACTGTGATATTCAGTTCACGCTCCTTTAATTGTGATTCATCCAATGTTTAGCTTCAGTAACTGTTGATTTTACTGATTAACGCACGTCAATTTAGTTTCCCATTCGGGTAAACAGTATGAGGTCgagaaatgaaaattggCATTCCCTGGAGAATGTTAGCCAAAAGCTAAGGCAACTACCCTGGTAATTAACATTTTGGTTCTGCATACTTGGCGTTTTTAATTctcatttttattattgagACTTCACCATACTTCTAACAAATTGAAGTATAACCTAGCATTTCAAGGCCTAGgagattttgatgaaaaaatatgccAGTTGACCCTATTAATAATCAACCGCCTTCGTGTGTGAGATGCAACAAATCAATCGCATCTAGCCAGGTATACGAGTTAGAAAGTAAAAAGTGGCATGACCAATGCTTTACATGCTACAAATgtaacaaaaaattgaatgcagattctgattttttggttctAGATATAGGTACATTAATTTGCTACGACTGCTCAGATAAATGTACAAGCTGTGGAGACAAAATAGACGACACGGCAATTATACTGCCCTCCTCAAACGAGGCCTACTGTTCTAATTGTTTTAGATGTTGTAGGTGCAGCAAGCGTATAAAAAACTTGAAGTACGCAAAGACAAAACGAGGACTATGTTGTATGGATTGTCACGAGaagttgttgaaaaagaaacagcTATTACTAGAAAAGCAAACAAAAGATTCGCCGAGAGATGATTTTTCCATGAAGCTTCCCGAAAGATCAGTTAAAAGGCCTTTGTCGCCCACCAGAATGAATGGTAAATCAAATGTCAGTATAAATAACGCCGCGATAAACCAGAACCTTGTAGGCTCGCATGAAGGACAACAGCTCACTCCACAAGTTTTAGTCTCACAAGAAAGAGATGAATCATCGTCGAATGTAagtaatgataatgacaacAGCAATGATGGGGAGGAAAGATCTTCCCACGCAAGGACAGTTTCTATTGACGACATTCTGAATTCTACTTTGGAACACGATAGTAATAGTATTGAAGAGCAGAGTTTGGTGGATAATGAGGACTACGTCAATAAAATGGGTGAAGATGTGACTTATAGGCTGTTAAAGCCTCACAGAGCTAATCAGAATTCTACAGTGGTAAAGGATCCTAAAACTCCGAATTCGAACTCCAATGCAAATAGATTCTATTCAATATATGATAAAGAAGAGACTGACAGAGACGATGCTGACGGTAAAGAGAATGAAGGCATAGTCAATACACCCAGAAATAGCACTGATAAAATCACAAGTCCTTTGAACAGCCCTATGGCTGTGCAAATGAACGAAGAAGTCGAGCCTCCTCATGGATTAGCATTAAATTTATCAGATACtagcaaagaaaacaacaaactCCCTCAAGGTATGCAAACGTTAACTTCCAAATCCATGAATCATATTTCCCCTGTTGCAAGAACAGATACTGTGGAAATGAAATCGTCTACATCTTCATTTACATTGCGTGTGTCTGATAATGGAAGTTCCAGTAGACCTCAAACATCAGACAACTTACAGGCGCACAAAAAAGTAGCGCCGTCACCAAACAAAAAGCTTTCAAgatcattttctttaaagtccaaaaattttgttcaCAACCTGAAAAGTAAAACCTCGGAAATGCTGGACTCAAAGCATCCTCATCATAATGCTTCAATACAGGAATCGGACACTCATTCTGGCTGGGGTGTTTCCTCTACTCATACAAACataagaaaatcaaaaaccaaaaaaaatccagtATCAAGAGGCCAAAGTGACAGTACGATATATAATACTATACCACAACATGATAATTTTACGGTGCCAGAGTTTAATCACAAAAAAGCGCAAAGCAGCCTTGGAAATATACccaaaaagcaaaattctAACGACTTGGCCGCTAACAGACGTATAAATGGCTCGTTTCCAAGTTCAAGCTCGGGGCAGCATATAGCGATGTTCCGTACGCCGCCTTTAGAATCAGGCCCCTTGTTCAAGAGACCATCTCTGTCGTCTGAATCCACACACCACAGATCTTCTAGCTTACAGACATCAAGATCCACCAACGCATTGTTGGAAGACGATTCCACGAAAGTGGATGCTACCGATGAAAATGCCACAAGTTTGGAAAAGGATTTTTACTTTACAGAGTTGACTTTAAGGAAGTTAAAATTAGACGTGAGGGAACTAGAAGGcacgaagaaaaaattgttgcAAGACGTGGAAAATCTTAGATTAGCGAAAGAGAGACTGTTAAATGATGTTGACTATTTGACAAGAGAGAAGGACAAACAATCGGCATCGTCCCGGGAGTCCTtggaacaaaaagaaaacaatgtAACAGTAATTGGAGTAAAGTCACCAAATGCAAATTCCGACAGAAAAGGGAGCATATCTAATGCCAGTCCTAAACCACGATTCTGGAAAATATTTTCCAGCGCTAAAGACCACCAGCCAGGCGACCTGGAATCTCAGCAGCGTTCGCCAAATTCATCTTCAAGTGGAATGACAAATATGGCCCagaaagaaatatcaaCACCCAAATTAATTCGGGCACACGATGAGTTGCCTTCACCAGGTAAAGCACCACTATCACCAAGCCCAAAGAAATTAGATTATACCCCTGATGGTTCGCATTTATATGGATCATCACTACAAGCTCGGTGTGCGTATGAAAGAAGTACTGTTCCAATGATTATTGAGTGCTGCATTGACCACATTGAAACAGATGATGTAGGACTGAACATGGAAGGCTTATACAGGAAGTCGGGCTCGCAAACTTTGGTTGAGgagattgaaaatgaattcGCTCAGAATAATTCTTTACATGGTGATAGGTTGAGTCCCAAATTGAACGCTTTACTGAATCAAGATATTCATGCAGTTGCCAGCGTATTAAAACGATATTTGAGAAAACTACCAGATCCagttttatcattttccatATACGATCCCTTGATAGATCTAGTTAGAAGTAATCAACTAATTGAAAGGCTACCATTAAACAGCGGCGACTTCCTGGATTCGCCACAGAAAATGACTTTTTATGAAACGGTCCTCAAAAACCTGcatgaaattttcaatattctACCCGTAGAGCATCAGGAAGTGCTGAAGGTGTTGGCAGCACATATCGACAAAGTGCGAAGGTACAGTGAAAGGAATTTGATGAACTTACATAATTTATCGTTAGTTTTTGCACCAAGTCTAATCCACGACCTTGACGGTGAAAAGGATATTGTGGACATGAAGGAGAGGAATTATGTTGTGGAATTTATACTCGGGAACTATAGAGACATATTTAAGCAGACATAATATAGATctgcaaaaaataaataaacataGGATAgattaaataaaaaaaatcgtatggaaaagaataaagcaGGACATCGCTCAATGTATATTCGTTAGCTCAGAGTGTGAAAAGGTGGcaacttttttgtttccaacCCGCAACAAGTGTTCAATTGTAGTGAAGTCTCTTCTCGGTAAATTTCTATACTTCCCAAATTCTTCATGAATATAATTCACAAAATTGGTttgattttcctttggTTTTGTATGGGCCGTCCGTATGGAAGCCCTGTAGAGGTGTAGGACCTCCTTTTGTAACCCGCTTAGTCTCTTAGGCATATTCTTGGTATTGcgcttcttcttcttattGTGTATTTAAGTTATATAgtttttgttgaagatgatttggagaatccccttttttcttcggCTTTGCTAGGTTGACATTCGCCAATTTTAATAAAGTTTAAACTGGTTCGTTCCCCGAAGACCAAGAAAAGTAGGAAAGAAAGCTTAGAACAACGTCTCAGCCGAAGTTCGACTCTTGTACACCTTAGGTAGCTTCCTTTGATAGCCTATATGATGTTTGAAGTAGTCTTCCTACACTGCTTGAACCTTTGCGCACCTTCTCCAAAAGTGTCGGTTACCTACCGAGGGGATAACCGTGGATAGCCGCCATTTGCCGAGATTGCAGAGGTAATATTGAGTGTTTGCCGTGCTTTTGTGCGGCGGAGATTTGATGGCTTCGGTAAGTGACGGTACGTAATAGGTTAGTGGCATCTTATTTATTGTGTTGAATAAAGTTTAAGATATAAACTGGACTTGATTGCGCCGACATTTCAGCAACAGCTCAAgtctaatttttttctccccAGGTGCTGTctatatttatttttatataaaacaTAATAAACTAATCAGTACTCTCAGCTTAATACACAATACAAGTTGACCTACCTTCTGTGAAGTTTATTTAAgagataacaaaaaaaatcctctAAACATGGCACCTGTTACAATTGAGAAATTCGTGAATCAAGAAGAACCGCATCTTGTTTCCAATCATTCACCAACAATTCCGTTTGGTGAATACATATTTAAAAGATTACTGTCCATCGGTACGAAGTCTGTTTTTGGTGTTCCCGGTGATTTCAACCTATCACTATTAGAATATCTATATTCGCCCGATGTTGAATCAGCTGGTCTGAGATGGGTCGGCACCTGTAATGAACTAAATGCTGCTTATGCTGCTGATGGGTATTCTCGTTATTCTAATAAGATTGGCTGTTTAATCACCACGTATGGCGTGGGTGAGCTGAGCGCCCTGAATGGTATAGCCGGCTCATTTGCTGAAAATGTCAAAGTTTTGCACATTGTTGGTGTGGCCAAGTCCATAGATTCGCGTTCGAATAATTTTAGAGATCGGAATCTGCATCATTTGGTCCCACAGTTACATGATTCAAATTTTAAAGGGCCAAATCATAAAGTATATCATGATATGATAAAAGATAGAGTTGCTTGCTCGGTGGCTTACCTGGAAGACATTGAAACTGCATGTGACCGACTCGATGATGTTATCCGCGACATTTATAAATATTCTAAACCTGGTTATCTTTTTGTTCCTGCAGATTTTGCGGATATGTCGGTTGCATGTGATAATTTGGTTGATATTCCACATATATCTCAACAGGACTGTATAGTATACCCTTCTGAAACTCAATTGTTCGACATAATCGACAAGATTACTAGTTGGGTATATTCCAGTAAAACACCTGCGATCCTTGGAGACGTACTAACGGATAGATATGATGTGAGTAACATTCTGAACCAACTTATCTACAAAACTGGgatttggaatttttcCACTGTTATGGGAAAATCTGTAATTGATGAATCAAACCCAACTTATATGGGTCAGTATAACGGTAAGGAAGGTTTGAAACAAGTCTATGAACATTTTGAACTATGCGACTTGGTCTTACATTTTGGAGTTGACATCAACGAAATCAACAATGGACATTATACCTTTACTTACAAACCAAATGCTAAAATTATTCAGTTTCATCCGAATTATATTCGCTTCGTTGACACTAAACATGGTAATGagcaaatttttgaaggaatCAACTTTGCACCTGTTTTAAAGGAACTGTACAAACGCATTGACGTTTCcagattttctttgcaataTGATTCAAATGTAACTCCATATACGAACGAAACAATGCAATTAAAAGATCCTACCAATGATCAATCAAGCATTATTACACAAGTTCACTTACAAAAGACGATGCCTGGATTTCTGAACCCTGGTGATGTTGTAGTTTGTGAAACTGgctcttttcaattctcTGTTCGTGATTTCGCATTCCCTACGCAACTAAAATATATATCACAaggtttttttctttccattgGCATGGCTCTTCCCGCGGCTCTAGGTGTTGGGATTGCCATGCAAGATCATTTAAACGCACACATCGATGGTGGTAACATAAACGAGGGCTACAAGCCAAGACTAATTTTGTTTGAAGGTGACGGTGCTGCACAGATGACAATCCAAGAACTGAGCACCATTCTGAAGTGCAATATTCCACTAGAAATTATCATTTGGAACAATAACGGTTACACTATTGAAAGAGCCATCATGGGTCCTACCAGGTCCTATAACGATATTATGTCTTGGAAATGGACCAAATTATTTGAAGCATTCGGAGACTTCGATGGGAAGTACACCAGCAGCACTGTCATTGAGTGTCCCTCCAAATTAGCACTGAAGCTGAAAGAGCTTAGGAATTCAAACAGAAGAGACCGGATAGAACTTTTAGAAGTCAAATTAGGTGTATTGGACTTCCCCGAACAGCTAAAGTGCATGGTGGAAGCGGCTGCactcaaaagaaataaaaaataagaacTTGTAGTCACAACTATAAAACAGTACCATTTACGATTTGTTTATTGTTTATCTATACATAAAAAAGCTCTACATGACTATATTTACGAAGTAAGTTCATATATTAAACCTGCCTCTATCATTATTACTGTAAGCGTTCCCTATCCTGTGCACCAGCGGTTTTTTCGCGACGATGCAGGGGCGGGGCGGCGTGTTGTTTTTCCACAGCTTTCGACTCACCAACTGAATTACTATAAAAGGCCGCCAAATTTTTCCTCGGCTACTTTTTCCgtttgtcttttttctgTCATTTTTCTCCTTGCATTGTGCATTATCTTTT includes these proteins:
- the ARO10 gene encoding phenylpyruvate decarboxylase ARO10 (Phenylpyruvate decarboxylase~similar to YDR380W) — protein: MAPVTIEKFVNQEEPHLVSNHSPTIPFGEYIFKRLLSIGTKSVFGVPGDFNLSLLEYLYSPDVESAGLRWVGTCNELNAAYAADGYSRYSNKIGCLITTYGVGELSALNGIAGSFAENVKVLHIVGVAKSIDSRSNNFRDRNLHHLVPQLHDSNFKGPNHKVYHDMIKDRVACSVAYLEDIETACDRLDDVIRDIYKYSKPGYLFVPADFADMSVACDNLVDIPHISQQDCIVYPSETQLFDIIDKITSWVYSSKTPAILGDVLTDRYDVSNILNQLIYKTGIWNFSTVMGKSVIDESNPTYMGQYNGKEGLKQVYEHFELCDLVLHFGVDINEINNGHYTFTYKPNAKIIQFHPNYIRFVDTKHGNEQIFEGINFAPVLKELYKRIDVSRFSLQYDSNVTPYTNETMQLKDPTNDQSSIITQVHLQKTMPGFLNPGDVVVCETGSFQFSVRDFAFPTQLKYISQGFFLSIGMALPAALGVGIAMQDHLNAHIDGGNINEGYKPRLILFEGDGAAQMTIQELSTILKCNIPLEIIIWNNNGYTIERAIMGPTRSYNDIMSWKWTKLFEAFGDFDGKYTSSTVIECPSKLALKLKELRNSNRRDRIELLEVKLGVLDFPEQLKCMVEAAALKRNKK